The Thermococcus sp. DNA segment CAATGTCTGCCCACCTGATGCGCTCATAATGGAGTGGGACAAGGAGCACGGCGTAAAGAGGCTCACCTATAACGCGGCCCGCTGCATTAGGTGTGCCCGCTGTATCGAGGTCTGCCCGACCGGAGCGATGGAGCCAACAACACGCTTTGAGGTAGCGACCGACAATAAGGAGGACTTGGTCGAGGTCGTCGAGCATAAGTTAGCCTACTGCGAAGAGTGCGGCGAGTATCTCGACTTCACCGAGAGGCAGATTGAGTACGTCAGAAACATCCTGCCTAAAGACGTCTTTGACATGTATTCTCTAGAGGATAGGATAACCCTGACACAGGAGGAGAAAATGCGCAGGACAGTCGTCAAGCTCAGGGAAACAGAGGGCAATGTCTATCCAGCGTTCATGCTTGTGAAAAAGAAGGTAGAGGACGATAAAGGGGGTGAGGAGTGATGGGAAAGCAAAGACTTAAGTCCGTCTGGGTCTACCACGTTGATGCCGGCTCGTGCAACGGTTGCGACATTGAAGTCCTAGACGTCCTCAGCCCGTACTATGATGTTGAGAGACTCGGTGTCAAAGTGGTGCCCAATCCAAGGCACGCGGACGTGCTCTTCATCACAGGGCCTCTCACGAGGCAGACGAGAATAATGATAAAGAAAGCCTACGAGGCCATGCCTCCAAAGCCGAGAATAGTAGTGGCTATAGGAACCTGTGCCTCAAGTGGGGGCATCTTCTACAACAGCTACGCCCTATACAATACCTCTCCTCAACGTGGAAGGGACAGACTGAGGAGCGGCGGACCGGAGATGATTGTTCCAATAGACATGTACATTCCCGGCTGCCCACCCAGCCCGGAGGAAATACTCTACGGCATCGCGCAACTCCTTGGCATCAAGGAGAAAAAGATGAAAGGGGAATACTGGGTAGCCCTTCCACCCGAAGTGGAGTCAAGTAAAGAGAACGAGATAAAGTTCAAGATACCCGACAGGCCGATACCCCTGCGCTACTGGCTAACGCTAAGGGAGGAGTTAAGAAGGGTGGTCGGTTACTACGACAGGGACGCGGTGTTGAATGACTTCATCGAGCTTGTAGGGAGAGCCTACGAGGAAGCTCCAGACAGCCCCGAGGAGAAGCTCCACGATCTAGTTACCGGCTACTTCCTCATGGAGAAGGACTCTAGAGTGCAGGTTGCCATGCGCTTTCTTGAAAACGAGTTCTGGCGTATGGTGAAGGAGTACCATGAGTGGGGGGAGGCACTCAAGGAGAAATATCCCGTGACGGCGGGTGTCTGAAGTGCCCTGGAAGCTCTACAGGTTCAGGTTTGAGGACTACCCTGAGTACTCAGCTAGGATAACTGGTCACTTCGCAGGTGACATGATCATCATAGAGGAAGAGGGGGAGCTGAGCGAGGAGGCCGTAAAGCTCCTCAAGAAGGCCCTTGGGATCGAGGAAAATGAGGGGAAGTTCGA contains these protein-coding regions:
- a CDS encoding 4Fe-4S binding protein, translating into MAESVSYTEKLKKWNRYEAEKFSKKAPVTTPYPFIDIEKPPEYRGIPHINPEKCIGCGACVNVCPPDALIMEWDKEHGVKRLTYNAARCIRCARCIEVCPTGAMEPTTRFEVATDNKEDLVEVVEHKLAYCEECGEYLDFTERQIEYVRNILPKDVFDMYSLEDRITLTQEEKMRRTVVKLRETEGNVYPAFMLVKKKVEDDKGGEE
- a CDS encoding NADH-quinone oxidoreductase subunit B family protein; this encodes MGKQRLKSVWVYHVDAGSCNGCDIEVLDVLSPYYDVERLGVKVVPNPRHADVLFITGPLTRQTRIMIKKAYEAMPPKPRIVVAIGTCASSGGIFYNSYALYNTSPQRGRDRLRSGGPEMIVPIDMYIPGCPPSPEEILYGIAQLLGIKEKKMKGEYWVALPPEVESSKENEIKFKIPDRPIPLRYWLTLREELRRVVGYYDRDAVLNDFIELVGRAYEEAPDSPEEKLHDLVTGYFLMEKDSRVQVAMRFLENEFWRMVKEYHEWGEALKEKYPVTAGV